A genome region from Terriglobales bacterium includes the following:
- a CDS encoding M28 family metallopeptidase, translated as MRLLITGVLILLVAIPSSSVGQNANPSEPPTKSRTAISGAITGFRDPEQEQKWEKIFLAVPDPKLAEAHLRRLTAAPHIAGSPEDKQTAEYVAQKFRDAGLDTQIVEYKVWLNYPKEISVDLIAPAGAKLHAPSREHVEGDPYQDDPRVVTPVNGYSPSGDVEAEVVYANYGSPDDFKKLEELGIDVHGKIVLTRYGQNFRGVKVLVAQQHGAAGVIIYSDPIDDGYFKGDAYPQGPWRPATSVQRGSVGFMFEFPGDATTPGIAALPSLPDSQRTPPERSAALPRIPSTPLSYGDAEPILANLSGPQTPRDWQGALPFTYHLGPGPARIRMHLKQDYQYRTIWDVIGRVPGTELPAEWVVAGNHRDAWVYGAVDPNSGTTAMLEAVHGLGELLKNGWKPKRTLVFGSWDAEEQGLIGSTEWGEQHASELRNAVAYLNVDVAVSGPKFGASAVPSLKQFIRDLTKAVPSPAGGNVYDVWRTTAEKPAKGPQVSPDVTGSLGRQPVASAGTDVPVGDLGSGSDYTVFLQHLGVPSLDIGSTGDYGVYHSVFDNFQWFTKFGDPNFLYEQEMARVYGLGALRLANADVLPFDYETYGKEVGSYIEAARKKADERFGNKTPSFATAADAAKRLATAGLAMAKAQQNPHVDLKQLNAALSQAERGLLLANGLPNRPWYRHAIYAPGEYTGYAAVVIPGVNEAIDAGDLTRATQQISALTDALNAAARTLEQYPQNSGPVGRNPR; from the coding sequence ATGAGACTTTTGATTACCGGTGTGCTGATTCTCTTGGTTGCCATTCCTTCTTCCAGTGTTGGGCAAAATGCGAATCCGTCCGAGCCTCCAACCAAGAGTAGAACTGCCATTTCAGGAGCCATCACCGGGTTTCGCGATCCCGAGCAAGAGCAGAAATGGGAAAAGATTTTTCTCGCGGTGCCTGATCCCAAGCTCGCGGAGGCGCACTTACGCCGCCTGACCGCTGCGCCTCACATTGCCGGGTCACCAGAAGACAAGCAAACCGCGGAATATGTAGCGCAAAAATTCCGCGACGCCGGGCTAGACACTCAGATTGTGGAATACAAAGTCTGGCTCAACTATCCCAAGGAAATCAGTGTCGATTTGATCGCTCCTGCTGGCGCGAAGCTGCATGCTCCCAGCCGCGAGCATGTGGAAGGCGATCCCTACCAGGACGATCCGCGGGTGGTGACGCCAGTGAATGGTTATTCCCCGTCCGGAGACGTCGAGGCCGAAGTGGTATACGCAAACTACGGCAGCCCGGATGATTTTAAAAAGCTTGAAGAGTTGGGCATTGATGTGCACGGCAAAATTGTACTCACCCGTTATGGGCAGAACTTTCGCGGCGTTAAGGTGCTGGTTGCGCAACAACACGGTGCCGCGGGGGTGATCATCTATTCCGATCCCATTGACGATGGATATTTCAAAGGCGACGCTTATCCCCAAGGGCCTTGGCGGCCAGCCACCTCCGTACAGCGCGGATCAGTCGGCTTTATGTTCGAATTTCCCGGGGATGCTACGACGCCGGGCATCGCTGCACTGCCATCGCTGCCGGATTCCCAGCGCACTCCGCCGGAACGGTCGGCCGCACTGCCCAGGATTCCCTCAACCCCGCTTTCCTATGGCGATGCTGAGCCGATTCTCGCCAACCTGAGCGGGCCGCAAACGCCCCGCGATTGGCAAGGCGCATTGCCCTTCACCTACCACTTGGGCCCCGGTCCGGCGCGGATCAGGATGCACCTTAAGCAGGATTACCAGTACCGCACGATTTGGGACGTCATTGGCCGTGTTCCCGGCACCGAATTGCCGGCTGAGTGGGTGGTTGCGGGGAACCATCGCGACGCGTGGGTCTATGGCGCCGTTGACCCGAACAGCGGTACTACCGCCATGCTGGAGGCGGTACACGGATTGGGAGAACTATTGAAAAATGGGTGGAAGCCGAAGCGCACCCTTGTATTTGGCAGTTGGGACGCCGAAGAGCAGGGCCTGATCGGATCTACCGAATGGGGCGAACAACATGCTTCGGAGCTGCGCAACGCGGTTGCATACTTGAATGTGGACGTAGCGGTCTCCGGGCCGAAGTTCGGGGCTTCCGCGGTGCCCAGCCTGAAGCAGTTCATCCGTGACCTCACCAAAGCGGTACCCAGCCCGGCCGGAGGCAATGTTTACGATGTGTGGCGCACGACTGCGGAGAAGCCCGCCAAGGGTCCCCAGGTTTCACCCGACGTGACCGGCAGTTTAGGCCGCCAGCCCGTGGCCTCCGCCGGCACGGATGTACCTGTAGGCGACCTGGGAAGCGGTTCAGACTACACGGTGTTCCTGCAGCATCTAGGGGTTCCCTCGCTGGATATCGGTTCCACTGGGGATTACGGGGTATATCACTCAGTTTTCGACAATTTCCAATGGTTTACGAAGTTTGGGGACCCCAATTTCCTGTACGAGCAGGAAATGGCTCGGGTGTACGGTCTGGGAGCGCTGCGCCTGGCCAATGCTGATGTCCTGCCGTTTGACTACGAAACGTATGGCAAGGAGGTCGGTTCCTACATCGAGGCGGCCCGCAAAAAGGCTGATGAGAGGTTTGGCAATAAAACCCCCAGCTTTGCCACGGCCGCAGATGCCGCCAAACGGTTGGCAACTGCTGGCCTGGCAATGGCCAAGGCGCAGCAAAATCCCCATGTAGACCTGAAGCAGCTAAATGCCGCGTTGAGCCAGGCCGAACGGGGGCTGTTGTTGGCCAATGGTTTACCAAACCGTCCCTGGTACCGCCATGCGATCTACGCGCCCGGGGAATACACCGGCTATGCTGCGGTGGTCATTCCAGGGGTAAACGAGGCCATTGACGCGGGCGACCTGACGCGCGCCACGCAACAGATTTCCGCCCTTACCGACGCCCTGAACGCGGCCGCCAGGACCCTCGAGCAGTATCCCCAAAACAGCGGACCTGTCGGGAGAAATCCCAGGTAG